A part of Melittangium boletus DSM 14713 genomic DNA contains:
- a CDS encoding transposase family protein, with the protein MSELYPIPGCRVERVVRGASTRAVLVVRAKRRGAQCPSCEEHSETPHSTYVRRPADLPTAGRSVQLELHVRRFRCRNARCARRTFSERLPDLLAPSARRTRRLARAQCSVGMTAGSEAGARLLVPLAMPTSPDTLLRLMHRTPLPPSTPPGCSVWMTGPGVKDAPTAPSWLIWRRIVSSTCSPTGPLPR; encoded by the coding sequence ATGAGCGAGTTGTACCCGATTCCCGGTTGCCGGGTGGAGCGAGTCGTGCGTGGGGCGTCCACGCGAGCTGTGCTCGTCGTGCGAGCTAAACGTCGAGGAGCGCAGTGCCCCTCCTGCGAAGAGCACAGCGAAACGCCGCACAGCACCTATGTCCGACGGCCAGCCGACCTGCCCACCGCGGGCCGCTCGGTTCAGCTCGAGCTGCATGTGCGTCGCTTCCGCTGTCGCAATGCGAGGTGCGCGCGCCGCACGTTCTCCGAACGCCTGCCCGACTTGCTCGCTCCGAGTGCCCGGCGCACGCGCCGACTCGCGCGGGCCCAATGTTCGGTGGGCATGACGGCCGGATCTGAAGCCGGTGCCAGGCTGCTGGTGCCCCTGGCCATGCCGACGAGTCCCGACACGCTCCTGCGACTCATGCACCGCACCCCACTGCCTCCGTCCACTCCACCCGGGTGCTCGGTGTGGATGACTGGGCCTGGCGTAAAGGACGCACCTACGGCTCCCTCCTGGTTGATTTGGAGGCGCATCGTGTCGTCGACTTGCTCCCCGACCGGTCCGCTCCCACGCTGA
- a CDS encoding transposase yields the protein MDDWAWRKGRTYGSLLVDLEAHRVVDLLPDRSAPTLTSWLRSHPGVEVVTTAPSTEYARATMPSCPPPCLGRTCSPLGPLVTTGSGEDLPLAGRCAARCVHLAPVSPGRRSLLARGG from the coding sequence GTGGATGACTGGGCCTGGCGTAAAGGACGCACCTACGGCTCCCTCCTGGTTGATTTGGAGGCGCATCGTGTCGTCGACTTGCTCCCCGACCGGTCCGCTCCCACGCTGACTTCCTGGCTCCGGAGCCATCCTGGCGTCGAAGTGGTGACGACAGCACCCTCGACGGAGTATGCGCGCGCAACCATGCCATCTTGTCCGCCTCCTTGCCTCGGGCGGACATGCTCACCTCTCGGCCCTCTCGTCACGACGGGCTCCGGCGAGGACTTACCGCTCGCCGGGCGATGCGCTGCTCGGTGCGTCCATCTCGCACCAGTCTCTCCAGGTAGGAGGTCTCTTCTGGCGAGAGGCGGATGA
- a CDS encoding helix-turn-helix domain-containing protein, with the protein MAYLKTLVEDGRTEQRVARRARVLLAMTDPDTVVSELADRLELERTTIWHLCRRYEAYGVDVVLDAPRSGRPRELSPPATSRGGTVGVL; encoded by the coding sequence GTGGCCTACCTCAAGACGCTGGTGGAGGACGGACGTACCGAGCAGCGCGTCGCGCGCCGAGCGCGCGTCCTGCTGGCCATGACTGACCCGGACACCGTCGTGTCGGAGTTGGCCGACAGGCTTGAGCTGGAGCGCACCACCATTTGGCACTTGTGCCGTCGCTACGAAGCGTACGGTGTCGATGTCGTGCTGGATGCGCCCCGCTCCGGCCGTCCGCGGGAGCTTTCCCCCCCTGCAACGAGTAGAGGTGGAACAGTTGGCGTGTTGTGA
- a CDS encoding IS630 family transposase: MEQLACCEPAGVGLQMMHWSTRSLALVARRRGIAPTLSHSTVALILREADLQPHRTRYWKTPTLDDTFRHKAAQVLWCYEQARQLAQRNEVVVCVDEKPNIQVLHGEQPVRPMQPGLIERREFEYVRRGTVNLLVKLVVHSGRMRSWHLERNNGECLRAVLPRLLGDHRDARRIHLIWDNAPSHTAGQTHDFLRTHYPHVRVLFTPAHASWLNQAELLLRAFAERYLRRGDWASRDEFVEHLDASWPEYNRFYAHPFTWSWTRAKMHSWVDRHLS, from the coding sequence GTGGAACAGTTGGCGTGTTGTGAGCCGGCGGGCGTGGGCTTGCAGATGATGCACTGGTCCACCCGGAGCCTGGCCCTGGTGGCACGCCGACGGGGTATTGCCCCGACCCTCTCCCACTCCACGGTGGCGCTCATCCTGCGCGAGGCTGACTTGCAGCCTCACCGCACGCGTTACTGGAAGACACCCACCCTGGACGACACCTTCCGTCACAAAGCGGCCCAGGTGCTGTGGTGCTACGAGCAGGCGCGGCAGCTGGCCCAGAGGAACGAAGTGGTGGTGTGCGTGGACGAGAAGCCCAACATCCAGGTGCTGCACGGTGAGCAGCCCGTGCGGCCCATGCAACCCGGCCTCATCGAACGCCGGGAGTTCGAGTACGTGCGGCGTGGCACGGTGAACCTCCTGGTCAAGCTCGTGGTGCACTCCGGCCGCATGCGCAGCTGGCACCTGGAGAGAAACAACGGGGAGTGCTTGCGCGCCGTACTGCCGCGGCTACTTGGGGACCATCGCGACGCCAGGCGCATCCACCTCATCTGGGACAACGCCCCCAGTCACACCGCCGGGCAGACGCACGACTTCCTCCGCACTCACTACCCGCACGTCCGGGTGCTTTTCACTCCAGCCCACGCCTCCTGGCTCAACCAGGCGGAGTTGCTGCTACGCGCCTTCGCCGAGCGCTACCTGCGACGCGGGGACTGGGCCAGCCGTGACGAGTTCGTCGAGCACCTCGACGCCAGCTGGCCCGAGTACAACCGCTTCTACGCCCACCCCTTCACCTGGTCCTGGACTCGCGCCAAGATGCACTCGTGGGTGGACCGCCACCTGTCCTGA
- a CDS encoding ATP-binding protein, which produces MEEMAKHGGLGMAAAQAGMDRKTARKYVKEGKFPSGLEQERTWRTREDPFEEQWASLAERLKEAPKLETKTLFEEPGRRARHVRSAGADALSGCSRPQGCPRTRHSPRSSRRSRRPRCAVSYRSYARAASSSARRTCWPSDCRGEARRTVSAIGHELVRRGYEVLLVPVVLLEQRLLLAKKSLLLTKELRRLDGYDAVIIDDIGYIQQDREEMEVLFTFLAQRHERRSVLITSNLVECPTSFST; this is translated from the coding sequence ATGGAAGAGATGGCGAAGCACGGTGGCCTGGGGATGGCGGCGGCCCAGGCGGGCATGGACCGCAAGACGGCCCGCAAGTACGTGAAGGAGGGGAAGTTCCCCTCGGGGCTTGAGCAGGAGCGCACCTGGAGGACAAGGGAGGACCCCTTCGAGGAGCAGTGGGCCAGCCTGGCCGAGAGGCTGAAGGAGGCGCCGAAGCTGGAGACCAAGACGCTCTTCGAGGAGCCGGGCAGGCGGGCTAGACATGTCCGCAGCGCCGGTGCCGACGCATTGAGCGGCTGCTCAAGGCCTCAAGGCTGTCCACGGACAAGACACTCTCCACGCTCGAGCAGGAGGAGCCGCCGACCAAGGTGCGCCGTCAGCTATCGGTCCTATGCGAGGGCGGCTTCGTCGAGCGCGCGGAGAACGTGCTGGCCTTCGGACTGCCGGGGCGAGGCAAGACGCACGGTGAGCGCCATCGGCCACGAGCTGGTGCGGCGCGGCTACGAGGTGCTCCTCGTACCGGTGGTGCTGCTGGAGCAGCGACTGCTCCTGGCCAAGAAGAGCCTCCTGCTGACGAAGGAGCTGCGGCGACTGGACGGGTATGACGCCGTCATCATCGACGACATCGGCTACATCCAACAGGACAGGGAGGAGATGGAGGTGCTGTTTACCTTCCTGGCCCAGCGACACGAGCGCAGGAGCGTGCTGATTACGAGCAACCTAGTGGAGTGTCCGACAAGTTTTTCAACATAG
- a CDS encoding DUF5953 family protein: MTTRARLHLHIFAPELTGDDGRPLAAVEGMERALPGMWLAWRISEEGRPIALPRRAVWLAETAACGEFGLLYNGDDRYPVTMDGRRERASDSPGGEPLPLVHAKLPQDAAVVAAAADMLEHVAEGVRAR; this comes from the coding sequence ATGACCACTCGGGCTCGCCTCCATCTGCACATCTTCGCGCCAGAGCTCACCGGCGACGACGGGCGCCCGCTCGCTGCCGTTGAAGGCATGGAGCGGGCACTCCCCGGCATGTGGTTGGCGTGGCGGATCTCGGAAGAGGGAAGGCCCATCGCGCTTCCGCGGCGCGCGGTGTGGCTGGCTGAGACGGCCGCGTGCGGCGAGTTCGGGTTGCTGTACAATGGGGACGATCGCTACCCGGTGACAATGGATGGGCGGCGGGAGCGTGCGAGTGACAGTCCAGGGGGAGAGCCGCTGCCGCTGGTCCACGCGAAGCTGCCGCAGGATGCGGCCGTTGTTGCCGCGGCAGCGGACATGTTGGAGCACGTCGCGGAGGGCGTACGTGCCCGGTGA
- a CDS encoding DUF5953 family protein gives MTLKLPWNIRSPTVPRYLGWINYWSAAAAEVIGFPDPSRDAELLARARRTASGGWVVRLTDTPLDLDNPTHLEALKWAYERFPEIGGRAEA, from the coding sequence CTGACGCTCAAGCTCCCATGGAACATCCGCTCGCCCACGGTTCCCAGGTATCTTGGGTGGATCAACTACTGGTCCGCGGCCGCTGCGGAGGTCATCGGCTTTCCGGACCCCTCCCGCGATGCCGAGTTGTTGGCGCGGGCCCGGCGGACGGCGTCGGGCGGGTGGGTGGTGAGGCTCACCGATACGCCGCTCGACCTGGACAACCCCACCCACCTGGAGGCGCTCAAATGGGCCTACGAGCGATTCCCGGAGATCGGTGGGCGTGCAGAGGCGTGA
- a CDS encoding VOC family protein: protein MTTATESTPERKIEPALKLNFYSHATLDCRDIQRTRKFFQEFLGFETVQMADMAFWARLGGDQIIVVVQSPARKENMPFLNHNGLDVGTEAEVDAAYAVVKRDAEKWGLKKITRPVVQHGTYCFYFWDMDDNAWEILANPQGGYSWGFKLGDQEGAGHMSRDFKRPPSTLGKGE, encoded by the coding sequence ATGACGACAGCGACCGAAAGCACGCCAGAGAGGAAGATCGAGCCCGCGCTCAAGCTCAACTTCTACAGCCACGCGACGCTGGATTGCCGCGACATCCAGCGCACCCGGAAGTTCTTCCAGGAGTTCCTCGGCTTCGAGACCGTTCAGATGGCGGACATGGCGTTCTGGGCTCGACTCGGCGGCGATCAGATCATCGTGGTCGTGCAGAGTCCGGCCCGCAAGGAGAACATGCCCTTCCTCAACCACAACGGGCTCGACGTTGGCACCGAGGCCGAGGTCGATGCCGCCTATGCGGTGGTGAAGCGCGACGCGGAGAAGTGGGGCCTGAAGAAGATCACCCGGCCGGTCGTCCAGCACGGCACCTATTGCTTCTACTTCTGGGACATGGACGACAACGCCTGGGAAATCCTGGCCAACCCCCAGGGTGGCTACTCCTGGGGCTTCAAACTCGGCGACCAGGAAGGCGCGGGTCACATGAGCCGCGACTTCAAGCGCCCTCCATCGACCCTGGGCAAGGGAGAGTAG
- a CDS encoding response regulator: protein MSKTFTSRSLDMIRVVLADDHVLIRAGLRRLLEFTPELHVVGEAADGHEALRLVAGLDPDIVLMDVRMPRLGGLEALRMLRHMDPERQVVLISAFDDDSVISEALRLGARGFLRKDVTRDQLVGALHRVAAGEILPPPGISEHVASRFSELSRDFPHAEGHEELTRRELAVLRLIARGLSNREIAEALGTAEGTVKNHTSHILSKLGVRDRIQAILRGMEIGCL from the coding sequence ATGAGCAAAACCTTCACGTCCAGGAGCCTGGACATGATCCGCGTCGTCCTGGCGGATGATCATGTCCTGATCCGCGCGGGTCTCCGCCGCCTGCTGGAGTTCACCCCGGAACTGCACGTGGTGGGCGAGGCGGCCGATGGTCACGAGGCCCTGCGGCTCGTGGCCGGGTTGGATCCAGACATCGTGTTGATGGACGTGCGGATGCCGCGCCTTGGGGGACTGGAGGCCCTGCGCATGCTGAGGCACATGGACCCGGAGCGCCAGGTGGTGCTGATCTCCGCGTTCGATGACGACTCGGTGATAAGCGAGGCGTTGCGCCTCGGGGCGCGAGGCTTCCTGCGCAAGGACGTGACCCGGGACCAACTCGTCGGGGCGCTCCACCGGGTCGCGGCCGGCGAGATATTGCCTCCCCCTGGGATTTCCGAGCATGTGGCCAGCCGATTCTCGGAGCTGTCACGGGACTTTCCGCATGCGGAGGGCCACGAGGAACTCACCCGCCGGGAACTGGCCGTGCTGCGCCTCATCGCCCGGGGTCTGAGCAACCGGGAGATCGCCGAGGCACTGGGGACCGCCGAGGGCACGGTGAAAAATCATACGTCCCACATCCTCTCCAAGCTGGGGGTCCGGGACCGCATCCAGGCCATCCTCCGGGGCATGGAGATCGGTTGTCTCTGA
- a CDS encoding J domain-containing protein has protein sequence MPPKTTAEKPHRPPEKESSMSHYETLDITATATPDDIKKAFRQLARDTHPDHHPGDPLKEERFKAITAAYEVLSDPAARKRYDAKLAFENMKERWRTAQEEHARQAPAPSPPPATPSPAPPKEENTSVWGLLFGLGVAAFALHKMSQASDTQWDSNVERNRGPDGRFRPS, from the coding sequence TTGCCACCCAAGACGACGGCTGAGAAGCCCCATCGCCCCCCGGAAAAGGAGTCCTCTATGTCTCATTATGAAACGTTAGACATCACCGCAACCGCCACCCCCGACGACATCAAGAAGGCCTTTCGCCAACTCGCGCGGGACACCCACCCGGATCACCACCCGGGAGACCCGCTCAAGGAAGAGCGGTTCAAGGCCATCACCGCCGCCTATGAGGTCCTGAGTGATCCGGCCGCGCGGAAGCGCTACGACGCCAAGCTCGCCTTCGAGAACATGAAGGAGCGCTGGCGCACGGCACAAGAGGAACACGCGCGCCAAGCACCCGCCCCTTCTCCGCCGCCTGCCACGCCTTCGCCCGCACCACCCAAGGAAGAGAACACTTCGGTGTGGGGACTCCTCTTCGGTCTGGGTGTCGCGGCGTTCGCCCTCCACAAGATGTCCCAGGCGAGTGACACCCAGTGGGATTCCAACGTGGAGCGTAACCGTGGGCCGGACGGCCGCTTCCGCCCCTCATGA
- a CDS encoding helix-turn-helix domain-containing protein, whose translation MVGKIIATLRVQKEWSQEELARRVGLTQSTLSRIERGQAHPDPFTFKKFAEVFGMGVEEFHTRVNEAMEATKRATQGATKKASDSSPWWEVAIGVAGIVGLVGLVSFAVAAILEEQKPDESDATPPDASPQPPGPKTPGGAGAAGTAASGRPRSS comes from the coding sequence GTGGTCGGCAAGATCATCGCCACGCTCCGGGTGCAGAAGGAGTGGTCGCAGGAGGAACTGGCACGGCGAGTGGGATTGACACAGTCGACGCTGTCGCGAATCGAGCGGGGGCAGGCGCACCCAGACCCCTTCACCTTCAAGAAGTTCGCGGAGGTGTTCGGGATGGGGGTGGAGGAGTTCCACACCCGGGTGAACGAGGCCATGGAGGCCACGAAGCGGGCGACCCAGGGAGCCACGAAGAAGGCCTCGGACTCGTCTCCCTGGTGGGAGGTGGCCATCGGGGTGGCTGGAATCGTGGGGCTGGTGGGCTTGGTGTCGTTCGCCGTGGCGGCCATCCTCGAGGAGCAGAAACCCGACGAGTCCGACGCGACGCCGCCCGATGCCTCTCCCCAACCTCCTGGTCCGAAGACGCCCGGAGGCGCCGGTGCCGCCGGGACGGCTGCTTCCGGACGTCCTCGGTCTTCCTGA
- a CDS encoding FAD-dependent monooxygenase produces the protein MVEQRIIVIGGGIGGLCAAIALRKAGCEVVLYERAGELRQVGAGLSLLPNAFRALETLGLAREVAAVGKPWRETRIHRSDGRVLGHLPVEPLCRTLGQSAVVMSRAELHEVLLRALGPDVPRLGARCTGFRVEGTGVVAEFEDGRRERGACLIGADGLNSIIRGQVVPGVTQRYSGHSSWRGMVEFESPVFPEGTLFEVLGRGARFVLCHIGPGASGAKRVYWALLANTPAGGRDPEGGRKASVLSRVGGWMAPIEAVVEATPEEAILRTDVSCIDPLDRWGEGPVTLLGDAAHAMVTDMAQGACQAIEDAVVLAQCVREADDLERALRAYEARRRPRTAELARLSWRSGSLRYVEGRVSTWLRDTLLRCVPSSLVEKQLRYVVGFPFLDAQAGPGSTPFRAESWLKR, from the coding sequence ATGGTCGAGCAAAGGATCATCGTCATCGGCGGAGGCATCGGCGGGCTGTGTGCGGCGATTGCCCTGCGCAAGGCCGGGTGCGAGGTGGTGCTCTACGAGCGCGCCGGTGAGCTGCGTCAGGTGGGCGCGGGGCTCTCACTGTTGCCAAACGCGTTCCGCGCGCTGGAGACACTCGGACTGGCTCGGGAGGTCGCGGCCGTGGGCAAGCCCTGGCGAGAGACGCGCATCCACCGCTCAGATGGACGCGTCCTCGGCCACTTGCCCGTGGAGCCCTTGTGCCGGACCCTGGGCCAGTCGGCCGTGGTGATGTCCCGCGCGGAACTGCATGAGGTCTTGCTGCGAGCGCTCGGGCCTGACGTGCCGCGGCTTGGTGCCCGTTGCACGGGCTTCCGGGTTGAGGGGACGGGCGTGGTGGCGGAGTTCGAGGACGGCCGGCGTGAGCGTGGCGCCTGCCTCATCGGCGCGGATGGCTTGAACTCGATCATCCGCGGGCAGGTGGTGCCCGGTGTCACGCAGCGCTACAGCGGCCACAGTTCGTGGCGAGGCATGGTCGAGTTCGAGTCACCCGTTTTTCCGGAGGGCACTCTGTTCGAGGTGCTTGGGCGCGGCGCCCGCTTCGTGCTGTGCCACATCGGCCCTGGTGCCAGTGGGGCGAAGCGGGTGTATTGGGCCCTGCTGGCCAACACGCCCGCGGGTGGGCGCGACCCGGAGGGAGGGCGGAAGGCGTCCGTACTGAGCCGGGTGGGCGGATGGATGGCGCCGATCGAGGCGGTGGTCGAGGCCACGCCCGAGGAGGCCATTCTCCGCACGGATGTCAGTTGCATCGATCCGCTCGATCGCTGGGGCGAGGGGCCGGTGACGCTGCTGGGAGACGCAGCGCACGCGATGGTGACGGACATGGCGCAGGGCGCCTGCCAGGCGATAGAGGATGCCGTCGTGTTGGCCCAGTGTGTGCGGGAGGCGGACGACCTCGAGCGCGCCCTGCGGGCCTACGAGGCGCGCCGCCGCCCCCGTACCGCGGAACTAGCGCGGCTGAGTTGGAGGTCCGGCTCCCTCCGGTATGTGGAGGGGAGGGTCTCCACCTGGCTACGGGACACGCTGTTGCGGTGCGTGCCGTCCTCCTTGGTGGAGAAGCAGCTTCGCTACGTGGTCGGCTTTCCCTTCCTGGACGCCCAGGCCGGCCCTGGAAGCACCCCGTTCAGGGCCGAGTCATGGTTGAAGCGATGA
- a CDS encoding serine/threonine-protein kinase has product MLHRSREGAPDECPDENVLVGLAHGAPGAVNTPELERHLDGCAACRAILAVVAEDSEPDLANAPTHLETGAPTLPAVPETPLFRAGHPLGRYLLEGTLGQGGMGVVYAARDPMLGRTVALKLLRPGLGGDEARARLVREAQAMARLAHPNVLPLFELGMEGEHVFLVMERVEGPTLAEWLRARERPWREVLAILLQAGEGLAAAHRAGLVHRDFKPGNVLVGADGRPRVTDFGLVRDAEVGTEGEAVAGTPAYMSPEQLAGREVDARGDQFSFCVTLYEALYGVRPFDTRAREERSRWRRMPRPRSPRPPRALRAALDRGLALRPEDRFPSLDALLAALRVPSRFRWGPVVAMGVGLSLALVGGEALRSALQDVWISRENESIELRMGEPVDLTLPQVERLTLGDSSIVGVEPPIGDVIRVTPKGPGQTLLRAWTRDGQLRQYSLSVRAH; this is encoded by the coding sequence ATGCTTCATCGATCGCGAGAGGGCGCGCCCGACGAGTGCCCGGATGAAAACGTGCTCGTGGGGCTCGCCCATGGGGCCCCTGGCGCCGTGAACACGCCGGAGTTGGAACGGCACCTGGATGGGTGCGCGGCGTGCCGGGCCATCCTGGCGGTGGTGGCCGAGGACTCGGAACCCGACCTGGCGAACGCCCCCACGCACCTGGAGACGGGAGCGCCCACGCTGCCCGCCGTCCCGGAGACGCCCCTGTTCCGCGCGGGCCATCCGCTCGGCCGCTACCTGCTCGAGGGCACGCTGGGACAAGGTGGCATGGGCGTGGTGTACGCGGCGAGGGACCCCATGCTGGGGCGCACGGTGGCGCTCAAGCTCTTGCGGCCGGGATTGGGCGGAGACGAGGCCCGGGCTCGGCTCGTGCGCGAGGCCCAGGCGATGGCGCGGCTCGCGCACCCCAACGTGTTGCCGCTCTTCGAGCTGGGTATGGAGGGCGAGCACGTCTTCCTGGTGATGGAGCGCGTGGAGGGTCCGACGCTGGCGGAGTGGCTGAGGGCGCGCGAGCGGCCGTGGCGCGAGGTGCTCGCGATCCTGCTCCAGGCGGGAGAGGGACTGGCGGCGGCGCACCGCGCGGGGCTGGTTCACCGGGACTTCAAGCCCGGCAACGTGCTGGTGGGCGCGGATGGACGGCCGCGCGTCACGGACTTCGGGCTGGTGCGCGATGCGGAGGTGGGCACCGAGGGGGAAGCGGTGGCGGGCACGCCCGCGTACATGTCGCCCGAGCAACTCGCGGGTCGCGAGGTGGATGCGCGCGGAGACCAGTTCAGCTTCTGCGTGACGTTGTACGAGGCGTTGTACGGCGTGCGGCCCTTCGACACACGGGCCCGCGAGGAGCGATCCCGCTGGCGGCGGATGCCCAGACCCCGGAGCCCCCGTCCGCCGAGGGCACTGCGGGCCGCGCTCGACCGGGGATTGGCGCTGCGTCCCGAGGACCGCTTCCCTTCCCTGGACGCGCTGCTCGCGGCGCTCCGAGTCCCCTCGCGGTTTCGTTGGGGGCCGGTGGTGGCCATGGGGGTGGGCCTCTCCCTGGCGCTCGTGGGCGGAGAGGCCCTGAGGAGCGCGCTCCAGGACGTGTGGATCTCCCGGGAGAATGAGTCCATCGAGCTGCGAATGGGTGAGCCCGTCGACCTCACCCTGCCACAAGTCGAGCGGTTGACCCTCGGCGACTCGAGCATCGTGGGCGTGGAGCCTCCGATCGGGGATGTGATCCGGGTCACGCCGAAGGGCCCAGGGCAGACCCTGCTGCGGGCGTGGACACGGGATGGCCAACTGCGCCAGTACTCCCTGTCGGTGCGTGCCCACTGA
- a CDS encoding pilus assembly protein N-terminal domain-containing protein, with product MDVKKQLGRVAVLAVVMAGTAAGAEQSAPVPKKALAIPSETITLKRGETKKLESKDAIGSSIQDPEILNVSVPGDSAKTVFHMTGEKVGKTTFTVWSKDGKRRTYEIIVKE from the coding sequence ATGGACGTGAAGAAGCAGCTGGGCAGGGTCGCGGTTCTGGCGGTGGTGATGGCCGGCACGGCGGCGGGCGCGGAGCAGTCGGCGCCCGTCCCGAAGAAAGCCCTGGCCATCCCCTCGGAGACCATCACCCTGAAGCGGGGGGAGACGAAGAAGCTGGAGTCGAAGGACGCCATCGGCTCGAGCATCCAGGATCCGGAAATCCTCAATGTCTCCGTCCCCGGCGACTCGGCGAAGACGGTCTTCCACATGACCGGGGAGAAGGTGGGCAAGACGACCTTCACCGTCTGGTCGAAGGACGGGAAGCGCCGGACGTACGAGATCATCGTCAAGGAGTGA